One genomic region from Leptolyngbyaceae cyanobacterium JSC-12 encodes:
- a CDS encoding lipid A core-O-antigen ligase-like enyme (IMG reference gene:2510097812~PFAM: O-Antigen ligase) has product MNWLNRRLQFFPPPQRHPDSQLRFAWSLTQFSVLLLPFSTLFGIVGSLIAVIVVWRLKFKQLATQPLYWGFATLTGLMILSSVFAYFPPDAYLGLFNFLLFFFGFAGLSALIQTPAQLRCLVWLLVIPSVPVCLIGLGQLFLGWLGYQQVVNVQVLWIVVHWMIDPNGTPPGRMSSTFFYANVLANYLIITFVLTLGWWIEATWKKQKQPIIFLTITLFLNGLALILTNSRNGWAIAAGASLVFALYLGWRWLVAGVVALTGTILGAAFAPPPLRDGLRVIVPAFFWARLTDQLYPNRPVPTLRATQWKFAFSLAQQRPWLGWGLRSFQPLYQEKMNYLMGHPHNFPLMMLCEVGIPATVLLFGLVGWVVTQGAILLCSSPPIWSDRRDRLLLFSVIIAFLSNTVFNLFDITLFDARLNLMGWLLLAGIWGTTGIGARD; this is encoded by the coding sequence GTGAACTGGTTAAACCGGAGGCTGCAATTCTTTCCTCCCCCCCAACGCCATCCTGACTCGCAACTACGATTTGCTTGGAGTCTAACTCAGTTTTCGGTGTTGCTGCTGCCCTTCAGTACATTGTTTGGGATCGTCGGCAGTTTGATTGCTGTCATCGTTGTCTGGCGACTGAAATTCAAACAATTGGCAACTCAGCCTCTTTACTGGGGATTTGCAACACTCACGGGGTTGATGATCCTGAGCTCCGTTTTTGCCTACTTTCCACCCGATGCATACTTGGGTTTGTTTAACTTTTTATTATTCTTTTTTGGATTTGCTGGTTTAAGTGCACTGATACAAACTCCAGCACAACTGCGATGTTTAGTCTGGCTATTGGTTATCCCATCGGTACCTGTTTGCTTGATTGGGCTAGGGCAGCTTTTTCTGGGCTGGTTGGGCTATCAGCAGGTGGTGAATGTACAGGTGTTGTGGATTGTGGTGCATTGGATGATCGACCCGAACGGCACTCCACCAGGACGCATGTCTTCCACATTCTTTTATGCCAACGTTTTAGCCAATTATTTGATTATTACGTTTGTCTTAACGCTGGGGTGGTGGATTGAAGCAACTTGGAAAAAGCAAAAACAACCCATCATTTTTCTGACAATCACCCTTTTCCTCAACGGGCTTGCTCTGATTCTGACGAATTCTCGCAATGGTTGGGCGATCGCGGCAGGAGCTTCGCTGGTATTTGCGCTGTACTTGGGCTGGCGCTGGCTGGTGGCAGGAGTCGTTGCCCTAACTGGAACCATCCTGGGAGCCGCCTTTGCTCCACCACCCTTACGAGATGGATTGCGCGTTATTGTGCCAGCCTTTTTCTGGGCACGCTTGACAGATCAACTCTACCCCAATCGCCCCGTGCCTACTTTGCGAGCTACTCAGTGGAAGTTTGCCTTCTCTCTTGCGCAGCAACGTCCCTGGCTAGGATGGGGATTGCGCAGTTTTCAGCCGCTTTATCAAGAAAAAATGAACTACTTAATGGGACATCCCCACAACTTTCCGTTGATGATGTTGTGTGAAGTAGGGATTCCCGCTACTGTACTCCTATTTGGCTTAGTGGGATGGGTGGTTACTCAGGGAGCAATTTTGCTGTGTTCGTCTCCGCCCATCTGGAGCGATCGCCGCGATCGCCTCCTGCTCTTTAGTGTAATTATTGCCTTCCTTAGCAACACCGTTTTCAACCTGTTCGACATTACTCTATTTGATGCACGACTTAATCTTATGGGC